The bacterium genomic sequence GGACGACCTCATAGATCAGTACCGCTAGCAGAACACCGCCTACAGCCACATCGCGGGCGGCCGGCACCAACCGGCCGCTCGCTTCCTTGCCTGTGCACAGGTTGACAGCCGGCAATCCGTCAATAGCATTCGCTGCAGAGAAGAGGTGCTGATGACCGATACAAAACCAAGAGTGCTCGTTGCCTACGCGACCTGGGCCGGCTCCACTGCCGGCGTCGCCGAGCGGATAGCCGAGGTCCTCAACCGGAACGGCTTCGCGGCCGAGGCCGTGCGCGCGAAGGACATCCGAGACACTGCATCCTATGCTGCGGTAGTGCTGGGTACCGCAGTGCATGCCGGCAGGCTCCACCCGGATGCACTCCAGTTCGCCAGGCGTAACGCTACCGACCTTGGGACAAAGCCCTTCGCCGCCTTTGTCGTCTGCCTGGCGATGACCGCGACCGATGAAAAGGGTCGGACTCAGGCCGAGCGCTATCTCGAGCCCATACGCCGGCAGGCGAAGCCTATCTGTGAAGGACGATTCGCGGGTGCCTACGACCCGCAGAAGCTTGGTTTCATCACGCGGCAAATCATGAAGATGATAAAGGCCCCGCCGGGCGACTTCCGCAAGTGGGACGAAATCGAGGCCCGGGCCGCAGGCCTCGCGCCGCTCTTTACTGCCCGACCGGCGTAGACACCGACTACGTCGCTCGTAACCGCCAGCGGCTGACTCTGCACCACATGCTGACGCAGAGTGAAAGCCCTCCACACCTCGTGTTCACGCGGTCGTTCCGCTCAGCCTAGATCTTCCTCAGCAGATTGAATCCGACACGGAAGTAGCCTTTGGTCAGGTCGAGCACGTCCGAGTAGGCCGTTGGCTCGCCCGCGCTGCGGAACAAAGCCGGGGCCGTCTGCTCGTGCGCGGCTCCGAGGGTTATGCTGAAGTCGTGCCAGCCGACCTGCTTGTCGAAGGCAATGCCGAACGCGAGCTGTCGGGTGGTGGAGTCGCGGCCGATCAGGACCGGCTCGGCTTCGAGCGCGGCCGAGTACCCGTCTCCGAGGCCGGTCTTGGCCGCGAGCCCGATCGAGACATAGTGGTGCTTTGAATTAGTGGTGTACCGGGGCATGGCGGCCAGCGCCAGTCGCTCTTCGATTGCCCGATGGAAACAGAAACCGACGTTAAGCCACGTGCTGTCGGGCGTGACATGGTAGAGGTGCGCGTTCAGCTCGGGATAGAGCGTGAGCCAGTCCAGCGGGGCCCAGGCGGCGCGCAGCCCGACCACCCGGCTTGAGATGGCGTCGGCGAACCCAACGAGTAGCCTGTCTCCGAGCGACTTGTCAACGGTCACGCGCACATTGGCGCCGGTGAAAACCTGCAGCGGGTCTTTGTCCCATCCAGGCGCGGTCAGCGCCGAGAGGAAACGGTGCGAGACCGCGACCTGCCATACGTGCGGCTCGGGCATAGTCCCGGTGGGCAGGTTGACGAATCGCTGGCCGGGAAACACGAGCAGTAGAAGAACTAGCGTCACGCTACACTCCTTTCGTGCAGAACCAGGTGGGATTCTATCGGGGAGCGACGACCAAAGTCAAGCTTCAAGCGTAGAGCGGACGAGGCCGCAGGCTAGTAGACACCGGGAATGAGCCTGCGCGTCTTCTTCATGTACTCGTCGTATCCGGGCAGGTTCTTGATGAGGAATGCCTCCTCCTTGCGGATCCTGAGCAATTCGCCCGCGACCGTAAGCACCGGGAATACGAACAGCCACAACTGCGAACGCAAGGCGATCGGCACCGCGAATGATAACAGGATTGTGC encodes the following:
- a CDS encoding flavodoxin domain-containing protein is translated as MTDTKPRVLVAYATWAGSTAGVAERIAEVLNRNGFAAEAVRAKDIRDTASYAAVVLGTAVHAGRLHPDALQFARRNATDLGTKPFAAFVVCLAMTATDEKGRTQAERYLEPIRRQAKPICEGRFAGAYDPQKLGFITRQIMKMIKAPPGDFRKWDEIEARAAGLAPLFTARPA
- a CDS encoding DUF5777 family beta-barrel protein — protein: MTLVLLLLVFPGQRFVNLPTGTMPEPHVWQVAVSHRFLSALTAPGWDKDPLQVFTGANVRVTVDKSLGDRLLVGFADAISSRVVGLRAAWAPLDWLTLYPELNAHLYHVTPDSTWLNVGFCFHRAIEERLALAAMPRYTTNSKHHYVSIGLAAKTGLGDGYSAALEAEPVLIGRDSTTRQLAFGIAFDKQVGWHDFSITLGAAHEQTAPALFRSAGEPTAYSDVLDLTKGYFRVGFNLLRKI